From a region of the Eulemur rufifrons isolate Redbay chromosome 7, OSU_ERuf_1, whole genome shotgun sequence genome:
- the LOC138385796 gene encoding U8 snoRNA-decapping enzyme-like, which translates to MAAARRLELTEALALGPGWRHICYALLYSPDPGILFSRIPLRYAVLMQMRFDGRLGFPGGFVDTQNSSLEDGLNRALLQQLGEGVAAFRVERADYRSSHAGSKPDVVAHFYAKSLTLEQLLAVETGATRAKGHGLEVLGLVRVPLYTLRDGVGGLPIFLENSFIGAAREQLLEALEDLGLLESGEVSGLKIPARQQGQPFLNPPNLR; encoded by the exons ATGGCCGCGGCCCGCAGGCTGGAGCTGACCGAGGCCCTGGCGCTGGGGCCTGGTTGGCGGCACATCTGTTATGCGCTGCTTTATTCTCCAGACCCTGGGATACTCTTCAGCCGCATCCCGCTGCGCTACGCCGTACTG ATGCAGATGCGCTTCGATGGGCGCCTGGGTTTCCCCGGTGGCTTCGTGGACACGCAGAACAGCAGCCTGGAGGACGGGCTGAATCGAGCGCTACTCCAGCAGCTGGGCGAAGGGGTGGCCGCCTTCCGCGTGGAACGTGCTGACTACCGCAGCTCACACGCCGGGTCGAAGCCGGATGTCGTGGCCCACTTTTATGCCAAGAGTCTGACCCTCGAGCAACTGTTGGCAGTGGAGACTGGCGCAACAAGAGCCAAGGGCCATGGACTGGAG GTGCTGGGCCTGGTTCGGGTACCACTGTATACCCTGCGGGATGGTGTGGGAGGCCTGCCCATCTTTCTGGAGAATTCCTTCATTGGTGCTGCCCGGGAGCAGCTACTGGAAGCCCTCGAGGATTTGGGACTGTTGGAATCTGGTGAAGTCTCAGGCCTTAAGATCCCAGCTCGTCAACAGGGGCAACCCTTTCTGAACCCACCGAACCTGAGATAA